One window of Phycisphaeraceae bacterium genomic DNA carries:
- the uppS gene encoding di-trans,poly-cis-decaprenylcistransferase: MDGNGRWAQARGLPRSEGHRAGAKSVRAVITACKPLGVRYMTLYSFSAENWTRPKEEIDALMELCVLYCRAERDSLVAEGIRVRWIGEREGLPSTVRDALEDVEQATAHVTGPTLVLAINYAGRAEIARAARILAQDVESGLVRSSEIDERVFASRLFAPDIPDPDLLVRTAGEMRVSNFLLWQISYAEIHVTRTLWPDFAESDLHTAIRDYACRQRKFGGLPDPLASSTREPC; this comes from the coding sequence ATGGACGGAAATGGTCGCTGGGCACAGGCACGTGGGCTGCCCCGCTCCGAGGGACATCGCGCCGGAGCCAAGTCTGTTCGAGCGGTCATCACCGCCTGCAAGCCGCTTGGCGTGCGATACATGACCCTCTACTCGTTCTCGGCAGAGAACTGGACCCGCCCGAAGGAAGAGATCGACGCCCTGATGGAACTCTGCGTCCTCTACTGCCGCGCAGAGCGAGACTCCCTCGTCGCAGAGGGCATCCGAGTCCGTTGGATCGGTGAACGAGAAGGGCTCCCGTCCACCGTCAGAGACGCTCTCGAAGACGTCGAGCAAGCAACCGCACACGTTACCGGCCCAACTCTTGTGCTGGCCATCAACTACGCCGGACGCGCAGAGATAGCCCGGGCCGCCCGCATCCTCGCTCAGGACGTGGAATCCGGCCTGGTTCGTTCCAGCGAGATCGATGAGCGTGTGTTCGCGTCGCGCCTCTTCGCCCCCGATATCCCCGATCCCGATCTGCTCGTCCGGACAGCGGGGGAGATGCGAGTGAGCAACTTCCTGCTCTGGCAGATCAGCTACGCGGAGATCCACGTCACACGAACTCTCTGGCCGGACTTTGCTGAGTCCGATCTTCACACGGCAATCCGGGACTATGCTTGCCGCCAGCGAAAGTTCGGAGGGCTGCCGGACCCGCTCGCATCGAGTACACGCGAACCTTGTTGA